TTTTCAGATAGACTCAACCACGCCAGCATTGTTGACGGTTGCAGGCTGAGCCTTGCCGAGGTGAGGCGATACCGGCACCTCGATATGAATGCCCTGGAGCGTTATCTTGAACACGCGGCGGAAGATGAAGTCATGTATGCGCAAAAGCTGATCGTTACCGATGGTATATTCAGCATGGATGGCGATATCGCTCCAATAGACCGGATAGTGGAACTTGCCAAAACCTATGGCGCCATGGTTATGGTTGATGAAGCCCATGGCACGGGCGTCCTTGGCGCAAAGGGGAGGGGGAGCGTCGAGCATTCCGGCGTTGATTCCAATGATATTACCGTTAACATGGGAACCTTCGGCAAAGCCCTTGGTTCTTACGGCGCCTACATTGCCGGAGCGAGAAGTATGATTGATTACATTATGAACAGGTCAAGATCATTCATTTACAGTACAGCCCTTCCTCCCAGCACGGCTGCAGCTACCCTTGCCGCCATAGATATTGTAGATCAAGAGCCCCAGCGGAGAGAAAAGCTCCATAAAAATGCCGCATTCATGAAGAAGGGTCTCGACAGTCTCGGTTTTGAAACCATGGATAGTGAGACACAGATCATTCCCGTACTTGCCGGTGAATCTTCTTTGGCCTGCAAAATGATGGATTCATTGCTCGAACAAGGTATTTTTGTCCTTGCCATCAGACCGCCTACCGTTCCGGAAGGAACAGCCAGACTTCGTGTTACCGTCACTTCACAGCACACACGGGCCGACATTTCCAGAGCTCTTGACGCTTTTAAAAAAAGCGGTAAAGAGGTGGGAATCATTTGATGACGGAAATGACGGCAGGCGGTACCTCTTTCATCAGGGCTGGTGAAGGAAGACCGCTTATTTTCATTCATGGCTGGGCCATGGCTTCATCAGTATGGCAGCGCCAGGTAGCCTATTTCCAGGGAAAAGGTTTTGAAACGGTTGCTATTGATCTCCGTGGACATGGAGACTCGTCGAAGGAGGGCCCTTTTACCCTTTCACAAATGTCTTATGATCTGAAAGGTTTTATACATGAAATGGGCTATAAGTCGCCTGTTCTTGTCGGATGGTCGAGGGGGGCCATGGTTATTCTTGATTTTGTGGTAAAACACAGCCACTCGGCATCGCTTGTTTGCCTCGTGGGAGGAACGCCAAAATTTACACGGGAGGAGGGCTTTGATCACGGTTTGCCTTCAAAAGATGTGAAGGGAATGAAACTCAAATTAAAGCGTGACTTTGAACGGTCCATAAGAGACTTCAGGCAGACCATAGCCGATGATATTGATGAGGAAAAAAAGGAGATTCTCATGAATTGTCCTCTTCCTGCACGGGAAGCGGCAAAGGCAGGATTAAAGGAACTTATGGAGGTGGATCTGAGAGATTCTATTGAAAGGGTAAAAATACCGGCCCTGCTGGTTCATGGGAAAAATGACCCTGTCTGTATGCCCGGGGCATCAGAATATATGGCGAATAGGATAGAAAAGGCGGCGCTTCATTTCATTGAAAGTGCGGGACATGTGCCCTTCCTGTCTCATGAAGAAAAGTTTAATAGTCTATTGGAAGATTTTATAAGGAGAAACTGAAGTTTGCAGAGAAAAGAAAAAATAAGTACGGCAGAGCGTAAAAAAAGGATAAGAAGGGCTTTTTCAAGTAAGGCCCTTGACTATAACAGGCTGGCGCTGGTTCAAAGAGAGTCGGCCGAGCGGCTGGACTTTAATCTTTCCCTCCTTGAAATGGCGCCTGCCACCATACTGGACGTCGGTTCGGGGACGGGATTTTTAACCAATCTTGCGGCCAAGCGGTGGAAAGAGGCAAAGATTGTCTGTTGTGATATTGCCCATGGAATGAACCTGGTGGCTAAAGAGAGTGTTGACCTGAAACGGGTTTCCCTTACCACAGGTGATGCCGATGAACTCCCCTATGGTGATGAAAGCTTTGATATGATTATTTCAAATCTTTCTTACCAGTGGGCGTCATCATTGGCAAAAGCATTCAGAGAGGTTATGAGAGTGCTTAAACCGGGTGGCGAGTTCCTGTTAGCTACCTTTGGGCGAAGGACGCTCCAGGAACTTCGCGAAGCCTACAGCGAAGCCTATAGCGAAATTAAGGGAGAAGAGCCTGAACACCTG
The genomic region above belongs to Deltaproteobacteria bacterium and contains:
- a CDS encoding alpha/beta fold hydrolase, encoding MTEMTAGGTSFIRAGEGRPLIFIHGWAMASSVWQRQVAYFQGKGFETVAIDLRGHGDSSKEGPFTLSQMSYDLKGFIHEMGYKSPVLVGWSRGAMVILDFVVKHSHSASLVCLVGGTPKFTREEGFDHGLPSKDVKGMKLKLKRDFERSIRDFRQTIADDIDEEKKEILMNCPLPAREAAKAGLKELMEVDLRDSIERVKIPALLVHGKNDPVCMPGASEYMANRIEKAALHFIESAGHVPFLSHEEKFNSLLEDFIRRN
- a CDS encoding methyltransferase domain-containing protein; translated protein: MQRKEKISTAERKKRIRRAFSSKALDYNRLALVQRESAERLDFNLSLLEMAPATILDVGSGTGFLTNLAAKRWKEAKIVCCDIAHGMNLVAKESVDLKRVSLTTGDADELPYGDESFDMIISNLSYQWASSLAKAFREVMRVLKPGGEFLLATFGRRTLQELREAYSEAYSEIKGEEPEHLHPFLAIHELGDGMAKLGFHDTIMSADRLVDYYENPFSLLRTLKGIGAGNAFRSADMGLGSRRVLERMYEIYRERYSRGEEVFATFEILFARGVKKDA
- the bioF gene encoding 8-amino-7-oxononanoate synthase; translation: MEFIEKEIEELKNKGLYRKLRTVETAQGHKVRIDGREVILLCSNDYLGLANHRKVKEAARKAIVKYGFGAGASRLVSGTMALHRQLEEKIAEFKGTEAALLFNSGYAANSGAIPAIAGKGDLIFSDRLNHASIVDGCRLSLAEVRRYRHLDMNALERYLEHAAEDEVMYAQKLIVTDGIFSMDGDIAPIDRIVELAKTYGAMVMVDEAHGTGVLGAKGRGSVEHSGVDSNDITVNMGTFGKALGSYGAYIAGARSMIDYIMNRSRSFIYSTALPPSTAAATLAAIDIVDQEPQRREKLHKNAAFMKKGLDSLGFETMDSETQIIPVLAGESSLACKMMDSLLEQGIFVLAIRPPTVPEGTARLRVTVTSQHTRADISRALDAFKKSGKEVGII